A part of Aegilops tauschii subsp. strangulata cultivar AL8/78 chromosome 2, Aet v6.0, whole genome shotgun sequence genomic DNA contains:
- the LOC109741106 gene encoding universal stress protein PHOS32: MQAPTNPPVDLPPLVAPPPRVKAPTPRPPPPASLQPDSPGVFFTNAAAAAPLGSAHRRIAIAVDLSDESAYAVSWAVANYLRPGDAVILLHVRSTNVLYGADWGSVTPTSPEDDAEVAARKMEEDFDALTASKADDLAKPLEEAKIPYKIHIVKDHDMKERLCLEVERLGLSAVIMGSKGFGAARRASKGRLGSVSDYCVHHCICPVVVVRSPDDAVAEGGESATAMEAAVGAEDVLHPVPEEDAEYHDAAEEHKDT, translated from the exons ATGCAGGCCCCGACGAACCCCCCCgtcgacctcccgccgctggtggCGCCGCCCCCGCGGGTGAAGGCGCCGACCCCGCGCCCCCCTCCGCCGGCTTCGCTCCAGCCCGACTCCCCGGGCGTCTTCTTCACCAACGCTGCCGCAGCTGCCCCACTGGGCTCCGCCCACCGCCGCATCGCCATCGCCGTCGATCTGTCCGACGAGTCCGCCTACGCCGTAAGCTGGGCCGTCGCCAACTACCTCCGGCCAGGGGACGCCGTCATCCTCCTGCACGTCCGCTCCACCAATGTCCTCTATGGCGCCGATTGGGGCTCCGTCACCCCCACATCCCCCGAAGACGACGCTGAGGTCGCCGCGCGCAAGATGGAGGAAGACTTCGACGCCCTCACCGCTTCCAAGGCCGACGACCTGGCCAAGCCACTCGAGGAGGCCAAGATCCCCTACAAGATCCACATCGTCAAGGATCACGACATGAAGGAGAGACTCTGCCTCGAGGTGGAGAGGCTAGGGCTTAGCGCGGTGATCATGGGGAGCAAGGGGTTTGGTGCGGCGCGGCGGGCCAGCAAGGGAAGGCTCGGGAGTGTGAGCGATTACTGCGTCCACCACTGTATTTGCCCCGTCGTGGTGGTGCGTTCCCCTGATGATGCTGTAGCAGAGGGCGGGGAGTCCGCCACTGCGATGGAGGCGGCGGTCGGTGCAGAGGACGTGCTGCACCCTGTGCCAGAGGAGGATGCTGAGTACCATGACGCCGCTGAGGAGCACAAGG ATACTTGA